The Patescibacteria group bacterium genome includes a region encoding these proteins:
- a CDS encoding NifB/NifX family molybdenum-iron cluster-binding protein, translating into MKIVIPTNNKTGLDDKVAEHFGRCLTYTFLDEKGNLVEIIDNTSEHSGGVGLPPELMKKHGANILLCKDLGPRALNLCQQLGIDVYVSQAETVKDIFKAWQDKKLKKAGTEDACEQHKI; encoded by the coding sequence ATGAAAATAGTTATTCCGACAAATAACAAAACCGGGCTTGACGACAAAGTGGCTGAACATTTTGGCCGCTGTCTAACATATACTTTTCTTGATGAAAAAGGCAACTTGGTTGAGATAATCGATAATACCAGCGAACATTCTGGTGGTGTTGGTCTGCCGCCGGAATTAATGAAAAAGCATGGAGCAAATATTTTACTTTGTAAAGACCTTGGACCAAGGGCGCTTAATTTATGTCAACAATTAGGAATAGACGTATATGTAAGTCAAGCAGAAACAGTAAAAGATATTTTTAAAGCCTGGCAAGATAAAAAACTCAAAAAAGCAGGCACGGAAGATGCCTGCGAACAACATAAAATATGA
- a CDS encoding DUF134 domain-containing protein, translating into MSRPKLCRRIRFDPSVTYFKPQGVPMRFLDIVELTTEEAEALRLKNIKDLDQIKCAKLMKTSQSTFQRILASAYKKITKALIEGKAIKIIKLD; encoded by the coding sequence ATGTCAAGACCAAAACTTTGCCGCAGAATCAGGTTTGATCCCAGTGTAACTTATTTTAAACCTCAAGGTGTACCCATGAGATTTTTAGATATTGTTGAATTAACCACCGAAGAAGCAGAGGCTTTGAGGTTAAAAAATATAAAAGATTTGGACCAAATTAAATGCGCTAAATTAATGAAAACCTCGCAAAGCACTTTCCAAAGAATTTTAGCTTCAGCTTATAAAAAAATTACCAAGGCTCTGATAGAGGGCAAAGCAATAAAAATAATAAAACTAGATTAA
- a CDS encoding ATP-binding protein: protein MNLVRNSQNKKSTNQPETSNGVRIAITGGKGGTGKSMAAVSLAIELAKDKKTMLVDADVECPNDHLLFSVRRKKFIKIYQPIPKWNFDKCAKCGRCASVCKQNAIVFVKNKYPAFVKDICIGCKACIIACPKDAISETKKEIGAVYAGKNYNVNLISGELKLGELASGEVVAAVRKHSEEINKKLRADVILIDSAAGIGCPVIASLVGTDYIAAVTEPTPSALHDLKRVLYLARHFQIKHGIVINKYDLAKKFCLKIEKFAKKNDIKIIGKIPYKKDFVDSTIKMKPVTEINPDYQKLFQKIIKQIKLAMQ, encoded by the coding sequence ATGAACCTTGTTAGAAATTCTCAAAATAAAAAATCTACAAATCAACCCGAAACTTCTAACGGGGTAAGAATCGCAATAACTGGCGGAAAAGGCGGGACTGGCAAATCAATGGCTGCTGTTTCTTTAGCGATTGAGCTGGCTAAAGATAAAAAAACTATGCTGGTTGATGCTGACGTAGAATGTCCGAATGATCATCTGTTGTTTTCCGTAAGAAGAAAAAAATTCATAAAAATTTATCAACCAATACCAAAATGGAATTTTGATAAATGCGCAAAATGCGGGCGATGCGCTTCTGTCTGCAAACAAAACGCCATTGTGTTTGTTAAAAATAAATATCCGGCTTTTGTAAAAGACATTTGCATTGGCTGCAAGGCTTGCATTATTGCCTGTCCTAAAGACGCCATCTCGGAAACTAAAAAAGAAATAGGCGCTGTTTATGCCGGAAAAAATTATAATGTGAATTTAATTTCAGGCGAACTTAAATTGGGCGAATTAGCCTCCGGGGAAGTAGTGGCCGCAGTTAGAAAACACTCTGAAGAAATCAATAAAAAATTGAGGGCCGATGTTATTTTAATAGATTCTGCGGCCGGAATTGGGTGTCCTGTGATTGCTTCATTGGTGGGCACTGATTATATCGCGGCCGTCACCGAGCCAACACCGTCTGCTTTGCATGACTTAAAACGAGTTTTATATCTGGCCCGCCATTTTCAGATTAAACACGGAATAGTTATCAATAAATATGATTTGGCAAAAAAATTCTGTCTGAAGATAGAAAAATTCGCCAAAAAAAATGATATTAAAATCATTGGCAAAATTCCTTATAAAAAAGACTTTGTTGATTCAACTATAAAAATGAAACCGGTAACCGAGATAAATCCAGACTATCAAAAATTATTTCAAAAAATCATTAAGCAAATAAAATTAGCGATGCAATGA
- a CDS encoding aspartate 1-decarboxylase, which translates to MRWILRSKIHKAIVTEADLNYIGSITIDEELIEKAGFWPGEKVLVVSNTSGARLETYIIAGKKYSGIICMNGAAAHLIKVGEKIIVMGFELSDKPIKQKNILVDKNNKFVRYL; encoded by the coding sequence ATGAGATGGATATTAAGATCTAAAATCCATAAAGCAATTGTAACTGAAGCTGACTTAAATTATATAGGCAGTATTACAATTGATGAAGAATTAATTGAGAAAGCTGGCTTTTGGCCTGGTGAGAAAGTTTTGGTTGTTAGTAATACCAGCGGCGCGAGACTGGAAACTTATATAATAGCGGGCAAAAAATATTCTGGAATTATTTGTATGAATGGAGCGGCCGCTCATCTAATTAAAGTTGGCGAAAAAATCATTGTTATGGGATTTGAATTATCTGATAAGCCCATAAAACAAAAAAATATTCTGGTTGATAAAAATAATAAATTCGTAAGGTATTTATAA
- a CDS encoding NifB/NifX family molybdenum-iron cluster-binding protein gives MKIAISSTSEDINSNVSEFFGRCPYFIIAEVSAKSGSASGGKNQKIEKAKAIKNENTDQSSGAGISTAQLMAEENVNAVITGNVGPRALDVLKQFNIEIYSGNGIIKEVLQEFINGKLKKLQ, from the coding sequence ATGAAAATAGCAATCAGTTCAACAAGCGAAGATATTAACAGCAATGTTTCCGAATTTTTTGGAAGATGCCCCTACTTTATCATTGCTGAAGTTTCCGCCAAAAGCGGATCCGCCTCTGGAGGAAAAAACCAGAAAATAGAAAAAGCCAAGGCGATAAAAAATGAAAATACAGACCAATCCAGCGGAGCCGGCATTTCAACCGCTCAATTAATGGCGGAAGAAAATGTCAATGCCGTAATAACCGGCAATGTGGGGCCAAGAGCTTTGGATGTTTTAAAACAATTTAATATTGAGATTTATTCTGGAAATGGTATAATAAAAGAAGTTCTGCAGGAATTCATAAATGGAAAACTTAAAAAACTTCAATAA
- a CDS encoding DUF5320 domain-containing protein, whose product MPRFNGTGPLGSGPGTGRGLGPCGAGTAYGRGGGGRGLGWRRFWGYYPTPDAPTKKEEAELLSSEAGMLEQELKAIKARLSELKGQK is encoded by the coding sequence ATGCCAAGATTTAACGGAACCGGTCCTTTGGGTTCTGGGCCCGGCACTGGCCGCGGCTTAGGTCCCTGCGGCGCCGGAACAGCTTATGGCCGCGGAGGCGGCGGTCGCGGATTGGGTTGGAGAAGATTTTGGGGTTATTATCCAACTCCCGACGCTCCCACCAAAAAAGAAGAGGCAGAACTTCTTTCAAGCGAAGCGGGAATGTTGGAACAAGAGCTGAAAGCCATTAAAGCCCGCCTGTCCGAACTCAAAGGCCAAAAATAA
- a CDS encoding cation diffusion facilitator family transporter yields the protein MKEKIALTSILANMVLAGGKITVGVFSNSAAILAAGIDSLSDIFSSAISYVGIKISKKPADQEHPYGHHKFEVLGGVIITTIVLATGIGIIYKAYQNFLNPEDVKISYLAFGVMLFSAAANEVMARLKIYYGKKESSVSLLSDGFHSRVDVYTSLAILAGLFLTQYWIYTDAFLALLMGLCVIKGAFSIGKEAAGSLLDVSAGQEIEEKIKSIAQEQNIEIDALKTQKKGSAVTANLEIKLPKDLSVDEATKISGRLREKMINEIEGLQYVAVQITSHEMETGFYKPDFGRGLGWQRKGRFKEKMEKAAGQGPGGCCVCLKCGYKTSHQRGVPCSTLKCPACNINLERK from the coding sequence ATGAAAGAAAAAATAGCGCTAACTTCCATATTGGCCAATATGGTTTTAGCCGGAGGTAAAATTACTGTCGGTGTTTTTTCTAATTCAGCCGCAATTTTAGCCGCGGGCATTGACTCTTTGTCAGATATTTTTTCTTCAGCCATCAGTTATGTTGGAATTAAAATCTCCAAAAAACCAGCGGATCAGGAACATCCTTATGGACATCATAAATTTGAAGTTTTGGGCGGTGTGATTATTACAACAATTGTTTTAGCAACCGGCATCGGAATTATTTATAAGGCTTATCAAAATTTTCTTAACCCGGAAGATGTTAAAATTAGTTACTTGGCCTTTGGGGTGATGTTATTTTCAGCAGCAGCCAATGAGGTAATGGCCCGGCTAAAAATTTATTACGGTAAAAAAGAAAGTTCTGTAAGCTTGCTTTCAGACGGATTTCATTCGCGAGTTGACGTTTACACTTCTTTAGCAATTTTAGCCGGTTTATTTTTAACTCAATACTGGATTTATACTGATGCTTTTCTGGCTCTCTTGATGGGCCTTTGCGTCATTAAAGGGGCATTTTCAATTGGCAAGGAAGCGGCCGGTTCCTTGCTTGATGTTTCCGCCGGCCAGGAAATAGAAGAAAAAATAAAATCAATTGCCCAAGAACAAAACATTGAAATTGATGCTTTAAAAACCCAAAAAAAGGGCTCGGCTGTAACTGCTAATTTAGAGATAAAATTGCCAAAAGATTTGAGCGTGGATGAAGCGACTAAAATTTCCGGCAGATTAAGGGAAAAAATGATAAATGAGATTGAGGGCTTGCAATATGTCGCTGTTCAAATTACAAGCCATGAAATGGAAACAGGATTCTATAAGCCTGATTTTGGCCGCGGCCTTGGCTGGCAAAGAAAGGGTCGATTTAAGGAAAAAATGGAAAAGGCGGCCGGTCAAGGACCTGGCGGCTGCTGTGTTTGCCTAAAATGCGGTTATAAAACATCACACCAACGCGGGGTTCCTTGCTCAACTTTAAAATGCCCTGCTTGTAATATAAATTTAGAAAGAAAGTAG